The DNA region AGGTATTCATATTCCTTACGCCATTGCTGACAATCTTTCCCTTTATTAGTTAAAACATCCCTGGTTCTTTCTAGCACCTTGATTTCATGAATAAATAAGTTGTACAATTTCATGCAAAAACTCACACCCTATATCTATTGTTTTGATAGTTAATATTACCTTATAACCTTGAAGCCCACAACCGTTATATCATCCCGCTGTTCTATTGATGACATATGTTCCAGTAGTGTTTCCCTAAATATTTCTCCCTGTTTGTTTAAATTATAATCTTGATTATCTTCTATAAGCTGCATAAAAGTTTTTAAACCCAGTCGTTTGTTATCATTACCACCATTCTGATCCAGATAACCGTCTGTGGTAAGATAAAAATTCATATCTTCTTTAATTTTAATTAAGTGATTGGTATATTTAAAAGACTCTGAGGAACGCCTGTATCCAATACTCTGTCTATCACCTTTTATACGGATTAATTGTTTGTCTTTAGTATAAAAAAGTGATAACCTGGCAGCAGCAAATATACACTCTTTCTTGTGAGGATACACTCTACAAATTGCTATATCTAAGCCATCATCAATATCCTGGTTCATATAATTTTTATAAAGAATTTCTTTTAATAATTTATTTAATTTGCTAAGGATTTCAGCGGGGTTGAGACTATTGTTATTATCATTTATTCTCTGCAAAATTGTATTGGCAGTCATAGCCATCAAAGCCCCAGGAACACCATGACCTGTACAGTCTACTACAGCAATCAAATAGCTATCCATCAGGTCTTTATACCAGTAGAAGTCCCCGCCAACTATATCTTTAGGCATCCAGATTACAAAATAGTCCTCAAATGACCTTTTAAGTTTACTTTCTAGAGGTATAATTGAGCTTTGTATGTTTTGTGCATATAGAATACTATCTGTTATCTTCTGATTTTTCTCTTCTAATACTTGATTAGCTGATCTGAGTTCTGCTGTTTTCTTCTCTACTAATCTTTCTAGATTATCTGTATACATGTTGACCTTAACAGCCATCTCATTAAATGATGATGCCAACACCCCAAATTCATTTTCCTCTTCGATCTTCACCTTATAATTATAATTACCAGCTGCTATTTCAAGTGTTGAACTATATAATTCCATAAGTGGGTTTATAACCTTATTAGTTGTAAAATATATTGTTAAAATAACTAGTATAATCAAAACGAAAATAATAACTAGAATTATATTACTATAATCCCAAATACTATATATACGAGACAGTCTAAATAATATTGTAACATACCAATCTACCTCGGGTATATATGTAATTGCCGCTACATTTCTTTGTTGATTGAAGATAATATCTATTGTTTGTACAGGTAGATGATCGTTTTTCATTTGAATCATAACAGACCTCAATCTATTAATAGCCCCTTCGTTCCCTATCAGATCAAAAACTGTACTCTTTTTTGAGGCTTCTTTAAGCTGGGAATTCTTATCAATATATTTAAGGTCCTCATATGCCTGTACAGCACCACTACTATCAAATATTATCGGTGTAATGTATTCATCTTCATTTTTAATGAATTTCTTCAAATAAGTTGTTAGATCTAAACCAGTTCCTGCCAGACCAATTTTATTATTGCTCTTATCTTTAATAATAGTATTTATCCAGATATTTGTTTCTCCTAAAACTTCATTATCATCAACATTCAACACAAAATCATCTACTCTTGTAATAGTAGAAAAATACCAGTTATCATCAGGGTTAGATTTATCCAAGGTATATATTCATTGGTCGTTATGATATTGATTAATGCTATTATTAAAATAATAATTTTTTGATTTATCAATAACAAAAAAATATCTCTGATCACTGAAATGTTTTCTGAAATTTTCCAGTTCCTGTAGAGCCATTTCTCTTAAAACAGTATCCTTCTCATTTTTCGCCCATTTTATAAGCAAAGGTGAATCAGCCATCTTCCGCGAAAGGGCTATCTCCTTCTGTATAGGTGCCATTAAGCGATTTTTTTCCTTAAGGGCATATTCAACAGCATAATCCCTTCCTATTTCCTTAGTTTTATTATTTAATGTAAAATATACTACTGATAATATTACTAATCCTGACATTAAAAATAGGATAATAAATAAAGTTATAAACTGTTTTTTCAAACCTGGCCTTGAATTATTCCTTTTTTTTAGGATAATCATATAATACCCCTTTATGGCTTTAAAATATATTTGTATATAATCAATTATTTTACTTTACATTATATTGTAGGATATTCCTCCACCTGCTCATATCCCTGCGTTTGGAACTACCATACCGTACTATTCAAGAATACTCACTACCGTAGTCAGTCAAAATTCAATTAACTGTAGCTCTGCTTTCTCCGTTATTCGAGGTTATATATACCAGAACAATCTAATATCTCAGTGAATTTATTAAAAAAAATTATAGCTAATTTACACTTTAAATTGTTCTACTAATTCAGCAAGTTTTTGAGCCATTTCTGCAAGACTTTCAGACGATCTTGCTATTTCTTCAGTTGATGCACTCTGTTCCTCACTGGATGCAGCAACTTCTTCAGCATTACTTGATGCCTCCTGACTTACAGTAACTATCTCTTCAACAGTATTTTCCACCTGATTACTATCTCTTGACATTTCTTTAGATGATAGAGTTATATCTTTTATTAAATTACTTAATTCATTAACTGTTTTATTTATTTCTGCAAATGAGTCTTCTGTTGTTTGTATAGCACCAACACTACTGTCAACAGCATTTTCAGCATCTTTCATCTTTTCAACAGTAATATTAACTCTATCATGTATACCACTTATTAAACTGGCAATCTTTTCAGTAGATTCCGAAGATTCCTCAGCTAATCCTCTAATTTCATCTGCAACTACACTAAATCCTCTTCCAGCTTCACCTGCTCTAGCCGCTTCAATTGCTGCATTTAAGGCAAGAAGATTGGTCTGTGCTGAAATACCATTTATTAATTCTACTATTTCACCAATCTCCTGTGATAATTGCCCAAGTTCATCTATATTCTTAGAAACAACACTGGTTTGTTTTTTTACTTCCTGAACTTTATCAATAGACTTATTTACTGCCTCATTTCCATTATTAATGTTATTTATAACATTATCTTTCTGCATATTCATTGTATTTGACATTTCTTCTACATTATATATCTCTTTTGTAAGATTTTTAACATTAGTTCTGGTTACATCAATTAAAGCAGTTTGTTCCTCTGCGCCAGAAGCAACATCCTGAATTGCAATACTTACCTGTTCTGCAGAAGCAGAGATTTCCTCACTGGAAGCTGATAATTCCTGGCTAGATGCAGTTAAATCGCTAGCTATATATGACATATTCCCAACAATATCTCCTAAATTATCTATCATTTTATTAATTGAATTTGTTAGAACTCCTACCTCATCATCTCGTTTTAAATATCTATCAGGTATCTTCTCTGTTAGATCATTATCTGAAATGGCTTCTGCTATCTTTGCAGTTAAAATGATTGGTTTTGCAATTCTATTGCCTAAAATATACATTATAATAACCGCTATTATCATTGCAATGATAGCAATAATCATCATCATGTTTCTTATGCTATATACCCCAGCCAGCACCTCACTTTGGGGTGCAGACACTACCATAGTCCATCCGTTTACTAGTGTAGCATACCCATTGTATAATTGATTACTATTTTCTTCTACCACAAATATACCACTATTATTATTCTGTATTTCTTTTGCTTCCTTATTAAAACCAAAATCACTTAAAGATTGGTTATCATTATAAACTGGATGTAATATATAATTAGTCTCTTCGTTCAGCAGATAGGCAAAACCTATTTCATATGGAGTCAGTGACTCTACTTGCGACTTTATTTCATTAAATTTTAAGTCTATCCCAACAGTAGCTATAAACTTATCCTCAATGACAATAGCACTGGTATGAGAAATCATATTAACTGCTGAATCTCCTACTCTATACAGGAAGGGATCTGTCCAGATAGATTCATTTTCTTTATATGGTCTATAAAACCACTGCATATCTTCAGCGTTTTCATCATAATTTTCCACCGCAAGTTCTGTTTGTCGAATGAATTCACCTTCTTCATTTAAGGTGAAATAAACATCATGTGCACCTTCTACAACATCGGGATTAAAAAACACATATAATCCAAAAATCCCTTCAGTTGATTCAGCCATCTTTTTAATAGTTGTTTTTATTTTGTTTTTATATGAACTCATATAATCTGATTCAACTACTCTATCTGTTGTAAAAGTAGTTTCAATATATGACTTCAATGCTTCAACTGTACTATCAACCCTTTCAAGACTGTTACTAAATTCATTAGCATAATTACCTGACATATATATTAACTTACTTTGTGCTTCTTCTTTTATATTATTGCTAGACATATAGATACTGAACGAAACAAGTGTTACTGACATTAATATAATGATAAATGTAACAGGGATTATAATTTTGTAACTTAACTTTTTCATATCAATTCACCTCATAGCATTATTTTAAAATGTAATGTAAAAAGAATAGTATTTTTAATATGATCTCTTATAACACTGTCGAAATGCAAACATAGAGGCTGTCGCAACAAAAATAAGGATTCCTAATTCATGGGACATACTGACACGGGATAATCAAATTAGTCTTCGACCATAATCCCAAAAAGGTAAATATGATAATACCAAAAATCGGTATCATGCTCACAACCTCGTGTTGCGAAGCAAGTCGATTCGCTAGCACTGCAACCTTAATGTGGAGGTTATTGTAGAATTGGGAGTGCCCCAGGGTAGCACCAATAGCTAAATCATTTTTAGTAATAATATAAAGAAAACCCTAAAAAAACATTCTCTTTGTAAGAAGCTTAATCCTGGCAACAAATAATTAAACTTTAAACTTTTTAACGTTTTCTAATAATATATCTGCCATGTCAGAAAGACTTTTAGAGGAAGATATTATTTCTTCAGTAGCAGCCATCTGCTCTTGGCTTGAAGCTGCAACTTCTTCAGCATTACCAGCAAATTCATGGCTTACTTCATTAATATCATTTATAGCACTATCCACGGCCTCACTATTATCATTCATATCAGCAACATTGCCAGAAATATTTTTAAGCTGTTTTCGTAATTTTATTGTTAGTTCTTCTATTTTATCAAAAATACTACCAGTCTGTTTAGCCGAATCAACATTGTCATCAACTAGTTTTACATTTTCATTCATCTGTCCTACTGCTTCTGTTACTCCTTCTTGTATTCTATTAATCAAAGAACTAATATTCTCAGTAGCCTCTGCACTTTCTGCTGCTAATTCCCTTATTTCGTCTGCTACAACACTGAAACCCCTACCTGCTTCTCCTGCTCTAGCTGCCTCTATAGCAGCATTTAAAGCTAATAAATTTGTTTGAGCAGATATATTATTTATCATTTCTATAATAGTACCTATTTCCCCTGATAATTTACCTAATGAGTTAACGGTATTTGCTACAGTTTCAGTTTTTTCTTTCATGGTATTAGTCTTCATTATAGTTTTTCTAATTTCATCTGTGCCATGATCTATTTTATCCGTAATGGTTGTTGCTTGCCTAGTTATTTCCCTTGTACTATTGTCAACCTTTTTTATACGATTAATAAGATTTTTTATATTATTAGTAGTATCTTCAATTCTAGCTGATTGTTCTTCTGCACCAGAAGATACATCCTGTATCGCAGCTCCTACCTGTTCTGCAACCTCCCCTACTTGTTCCCCAGAAGCAGATAGTTCTTCACTAGAAGCAGCTACCTGATGAGATATCTCTACTACTTGACTTATAATAGATTTTAAATCATCAAGAAAACGATTAAACCATTGTCCTAACTCTCCAATTTCATCTTTCCTAGTAACTTTAATTCTCTTATTAAGATCTTTATCTCCTTCAATAACATCTTTAAATCTATGAATCATTTCTTGAAGAGATTTACTTACTTTAGTGTGAATAATTATATATCCTATGATAAGACTAATTGCAAGTAAAGCAATAATCGCAAATATTATATTTTGAAAAAAATATTTCTGATTGCTATAAAAATCCACTCTGCTCTGTGTTCTCTCATCTAACAATATTAAAAATTCATTGATAGGCTCCATAATTTCAGCTTTTGTTTGATGATATTTTTGATCAAATAATATTCTAGTAGCTAACTCTTCTGCTGATTCTCCTGCACGCATCATAGATTGTGCTTCATCTGTAATATCACCCTTAATAATATTCATCGCCATCTCTTCTCTTTCTATTAAAGCATTCGAACGAGCTTGAGATTCATGTAAACTTGCAAATTCCTCTTCTGTAAAACCAGCTTCCTCCATAAGAGCTATAAGAGAAATAGCTTCACCCTCTGCTTGTCCTTCCATGCCAACAGCAACAAAATCCCAATGAATTCTTTCAAAATTTTTCTGTCTTGCTTTTAAGCCATCTCGAATTTTTACTATATCCCAGTACATCTCTTCATATTTGGAATCTCCAGTAATTACATATGTGCGGACCAAACGAGTTAAATCATCAGATGTTTGGCGTAATTGATTTGC from Halanaerobiaceae bacterium ANBcell28 includes:
- a CDS encoding SpoIIE family protein phosphatase, whose translation is MDKSNPDDNWYFSTITRVDDFVLNVDDNEVLGETNIWINTIIKDKSNNKIGLAGTGLDLTTYLKKFIKNEDEYITPIIFDSSGAVQAYEDLKYIDKNSQLKEASKKSTVFDLIGNEGAINRLRSVMIQMKNDHLPVQTIDIIFNQQRNVAAITYIPEVDWYVTILFRLSRIYSIWDYSNIILVIIFVLIILVILTIYFTTNKVINPLMELYSSTLEIAAGNYNYKVKIEEENEFGVLASSFNEMAVKVNMYTDNLERLVEKKTAELRSANQVLEEKNQKITDSILYAQNIQSSIIPLESKLKRSFEDYFVIWMPKDIVGGDFYWYKDLMDSYLIAVVDCTGHGVPGALMAMTANTILQRINDNNNSLNPAEILSKLNKLLKEILYKNYMNQDIDDGLDIAICRVYPHKKECIFAAARLSLFYTKDKQLIRIKGDRQSIGYRRSSESFKYTNHLIKIKEDMNFYLTTDGYLDQNGGNDNKRLGLKTFMQLIEDNQDYNLNKQGEIFRETLLEHMSSIEQRDDITVVGFKVIR
- a CDS encoding methyl-accepting chemotaxis protein — encoded protein: MKKLSYKIIIPVTFIIILMSVTLVSFSIYMSSNNIKEEAQSKLIYMSGNYANEFSNSLERVDSTVEALKSYIETTFTTDRVVESDYMSSYKNKIKTTIKKMAESTEGIFGLYVFFNPDVVEGAHDVYFTLNEEGEFIRQTELAVENYDENAEDMQWFYRPYKENESIWTDPFLYRVGDSAVNMISHTSAIVIEDKFIATVGIDLKFNEIKSQVESLTPYEIGFAYLLNEETNYILHPVYNDNQSLSDFGFNKEAKEIQNNNSGIFVVEENSNQLYNGYATLVNGWTMVVSAPQSEVLAGVYSIRNMMMIIAIIAMIIAVIIMYILGNRIAKPIILTAKIAEAISDNDLTEKIPDRYLKRDDEVGVLTNSINKMIDNLGDIVGNMSYIASDLTASSQELSASSEEISASAEQVSIAIQDVASGAEEQTALIDVTRTNVKNLTKEIYNVEEMSNTMNMQKDNVINNINNGNEAVNKSIDKVQEVKKQTSVVSKNIDELGQLSQEIGEIVELINGISAQTNLLALNAAIEAARAGEAGRGFSVVADEIRGLAEESSESTEKIASLISGIHDRVNITVEKMKDAENAVDSSVGAIQTTEDSFAEINKTVNELSNLIKDITLSSKEMSRDSNQVENTVEEIVTVSQEASSNAEEVAASSEEQSASTEEIARSSESLAEMAQKLAELVEQFKV
- a CDS encoding methyl-accepting chemotaxis protein, whose amino-acid sequence is MTVKKTFGFIYGTMAILMIILLVLTINMYRSSQELERSQENRYHSFLLANQLRQTSDDLTRLVRTYVITGDSKYEEMYWDIVKIRDGLKARQKNFERIHWDFVAVGMEGQAEGEAISLIALMEEAGFTEEEFASLHESQARSNALIEREEMAMNIIKGDITDEAQSMMRAGESAEELATRILFDQKYHQTKAEIMEPINEFLILLDERTQSRVDFYSNQKYFFQNIIFAIIALLAISLIIGYIIIHTKVSKSLQEMIHRFKDVIEGDKDLNKRIKVTRKDEIGELGQWFNRFLDDLKSIISQVVEISHQVAASSEELSASGEQVGEVAEQVGAAIQDVSSGAEEQSARIEDTTNNIKNLINRIKKVDNSTREITRQATTITDKIDHGTDEIRKTIMKTNTMKEKTETVANTVNSLGKLSGEIGTIIEMINNISAQTNLLALNAAIEAARAGEAGRGFSVVADEIRELAAESAEATENISSLINRIQEGVTEAVGQMNENVKLVDDNVDSAKQTGSIFDKIEELTIKLRKQLKNISGNVADMNDNSEAVDSAINDINEVSHEFAGNAEEVAASSQEQMAATEEIISSSKSLSDMADILLENVKKFKV